From a region of the Mauremys mutica isolate MM-2020 ecotype Southern chromosome 12, ASM2049712v1, whole genome shotgun sequence genome:
- the LOC123346156 gene encoding acetylcholinesterase-like, whose product MLGLLPALPCLLLLSLLGPSSGSDDNSTVVLTTSGPIRGKRLPAGSGTVMAFLGIPYAEPPVGALRFQKPLPHQPWSQVLETTSFGNACHQPPFSNYPDTYVWKSKMPQSEDCLFLNIWVPHPRPRELAPVLVWIHGMAFAFGAASLDVYDGRFLAATENVIVASMNYRLGALGFLSLPPAAPGNAGLWDQRLALHWLRDNMAAFGGDPARLMLFGQCTGGSSVGFHLLSPGSRPLFTRAVLQSGAPTAPWVWSSLEEAQKRGQRLGQLLGCTDSDDTALVGCLQGKAAGEFPKYEFSILRGKKQLGFSFVPTADGDFLPDTPPRLLQAKQSQPMPILTGINADEGSYIVIYTVSSFNLKNASSIGWEELLQAVRMIVPEAPEEAIRAVAQQYSQEGQGQGEARYRWAMDQILGDYFIVCPVAEMARRAVETGSPVYAYDFAHRSSGLSTPEWTAVPHGAELPYLFGTLASVGGANHTEAEAGLSRRVMRYWAEFARSGIPTGVESKREKWPLYDPIKQNFFRIRLESSEVAELPLNQRCSIMASQLAEKLNPKGADVPSLGGA is encoded by the exons ATGCTGGGActcctccctgcgctcccctgcctgctcctcctctccctgctgggccCCAGCTCTGGCTCCGATGACAACAGCACTGTGGTGCTCACCACCAGCGGCCCCATCCGGGGCAAGCGCCTCCCAGCCGGCTCCGGCACAGTGATGGCCTTCCTGGGCATCCCCTACGCCGAGCCCCCCGTGGGGGCCTTGCGCTTCCAGAAACCACTTCCCCACCAGCCCTGGAGCCAAGTCCTGGAGACCACCAGCTTCGGCAACGCCTGCCACCAGCCTCCATTTTCTAATTACCCTGATACCTATGTGTGGAAATCCAAAATGCCGCAGTCCGAGGACTGCCTCTTCCTCAACATCTGGGTGCCCCATCCCCGGCCCCGTGAGCTGGCCCCAGTCCTCGTCTGGATCCATGGTATGGCTTTTGCCTTTGGTGCAGCCTCCCTCGATGTCTATGACGGGCGCTTCTTAGCCGCCACCGAGAACGTGATCGTGGCCTCCATGAACTACCGGCTGGGGGCGCTGGGTTTCCTgtctctgcccccagccgccccagggAACGCTGGCCTGTGGGACCAGCGTTTGGCGCTGCACTGGCTGCGGGACAACATGGCTGCCTTTGGTGGGGACCCAGCTCGTTTGATGCTCTTTGGCCAGTGCACTGGCGGTTCCTCAGTTGGCTTCCACCTCCTCTCCCCGGGCAGCCGGCCCCTCTTCACCCGCGCCGTGCTGCAGAGCGGCGCCCCGACAGCACCGTGGGTTTGGAGCTCCCTTGAGGAGGCCCAGAAGAGAGGCCAGAggctgggccagctgctgggTTGCACCGATAGCGATGACACGGCCCtggtgggctgcctgcaggggaaggcagcaggggaGTTCCCCAAATATGAGTTCTCCATCTTGCGGGGCAAGAAGCAGCTGGGGTTTTCCTTTGTGCCAACCGCAGATGGGGATTTTCTCCCTGATACACCACCAAGACTCCTGCAGGCTAAGCAGAGCCAGCCTATGCCCATCCTGACCGGCATCAACGCCGACGAAGGCTCCTACATAGTAATCTATACTGTTTCCAGCTTCAACCTGAAGAACGCCAGCTCCATCggctgggaggagctgctgcaggcGGTGAGGATGATAGTGCCAGAGGCCCCAGAAGAGGCCATCCGGGCCGTGGCACAGCAGTAcagccaggaggggcaggggcagggtgaaGCACGGTACCGATGGGCCATGGATCAAATCCTTGGTGACTACTTCATTGTGTGTCCAGTAGCCGAGATGGCTAGGCGAGCGGTGGAGACCGGCAGTCCCGTGTATGCCTACGACTTTGCCCACCGCAGCAGCGGCTTGTCTACGCCTGAGTGGACGGCGGTGCCCCATGGCGCTGAGCTGCCCTATCTGTTTGGGACCCTGGCATCTGTGGGAGGAGCCAACCACACGGAGGCCGAGGCGGGGCTGAGCCGCAGGGTGATGCGGTACTGGGCGGAGTTCGCCAGAAGTGG GATCCCCACAGGGgtggagagcaagagagagaagtGGCCCCTCTACGACCCCATAAAACAGAACTTCTTCCGCATCAGACTAGAGTCGTCTGAGGTTGCGGAGCTGCCCCTCAATCAACGCTGCAGCATCATGGCATCACAGCTTGCAGAGAAGCTGAATCCCAAAG GAGCAGACGTGCCCAGCCTGGGGGGGGCGTGA